One genomic segment of Chitinibacter sp. FCG-7 includes these proteins:
- a CDS encoding YqgE/AlgH family protein: MENTAEMNLSRHFLVAMPSLADPIFARSLILICEHTAAGAMGVILNRPLGMNVQTLFEQIEVELHRPDVADLPVHFGGPVQTDRGFILHSPLGSWQASLAVSDSLGLTTSRDILSAVGEGGGPAQMFVALGFAGWEAGQLEKEIAENSWLTVPMDDMKILFEVPSDERYEAALALLGIDVAMLSKDAGHA, from the coding sequence ATGGAAAATACCGCTGAAATGAATCTCTCGCGTCACTTTCTGGTGGCGATGCCCAGTTTGGCTGACCCGATTTTTGCGCGTTCGCTGATTTTGATTTGCGAGCATACCGCTGCCGGGGCGATGGGGGTGATTTTGAATCGCCCGCTGGGCATGAATGTGCAAACCTTGTTCGAGCAAATCGAAGTCGAGCTGCATCGACCCGATGTGGCGGATTTGCCAGTGCATTTTGGCGGCCCGGTGCAGACCGATCGCGGCTTTATTCTGCACTCGCCGCTGGGCAGTTGGCAGGCTTCGCTGGCGGTCAGCGATTCGCTGGGGCTAACGACATCGCGCGATATTTTAAGCGCGGTGGGCGAAGGCGGCGGCCCCGCGCAGATGTTTGTGGCGCTGGGTTTTGCCGGTTGGGAAGCGGGGCAGTTGGAAAAAGAAATCGCCGAGAATTCCTGGCTCACAGTGCCGATGGATGATATGAAAATCCTGTTTGAGGTGCCGTCGGACGAGCGTTATGAAGCGGCGCTGGCGCTGCTGGGCATTGATGTAGCGATGCTATCCAAAGACGCAGGCCACGCATGA
- a CDS encoding dihydroorotase, which yields MKLDMKNIHIKNGQLVDPLAGTENTGDLFIADGKIVGVGSAPAGFVADEVIDATGLVVAPGLVDFAARLREPGQEYKATLASEMAAAVAGGISSVVCTPDTDPVLDEVGLVTMLRQRSKTLDLARVYPVGALTRGLKGVEITEMAQLHEAGCVAFSQGDVPIADLQVLYRAMQYAANFGFELRLRPEEASLVNDGVAHDGPYASRLGLTGIPVVAETIAIAQITQLMRATGCKVHLARVSSAAGLELIRAAKREGLKLTCDVSINHIHLVDLDIGFFDSQYRFDPPLRSVADRDAIVAALNDGTIDMICSDHAPVDDDGKLLPFAQAERGATGLELLLPLTLAWARSNKISLPQALAKISSTPAKALGFDAGLAVGNRADLLLFNPQASWYVIPEKLKSQGKNTPFIGHEMIGKVAKTIVKGKVVYSA from the coding sequence ATGAAACTGGACATGAAGAATATCCATATCAAAAATGGCCAACTGGTTGATCCATTGGCAGGTACTGAAAATACCGGTGATTTGTTTATCGCGGACGGCAAGATTGTTGGTGTCGGTAGCGCGCCAGCGGGTTTTGTTGCTGATGAAGTGATTGATGCCACGGGCTTGGTCGTTGCGCCGGGCTTGGTCGATTTCGCTGCGCGGCTGCGCGAGCCGGGTCAGGAATACAAAGCGACGCTGGCTTCAGAAATGGCCGCCGCAGTGGCGGGCGGGATTTCGAGTGTGGTGTGTACGCCCGATACCGACCCCGTGCTCGATGAAGTCGGTTTGGTCACGATGCTGCGCCAGCGCAGTAAAACGCTCGATCTGGCGCGGGTGTATCCGGTTGGTGCTTTAACGCGCGGCCTGAAAGGCGTTGAGATTACCGAAATGGCGCAGCTGCATGAAGCGGGCTGCGTGGCGTTCTCGCAAGGCGATGTGCCGATTGCCGACCTGCAAGTGCTGTACCGCGCGATGCAATACGCGGCCAATTTTGGTTTCGAGCTGCGCCTGCGCCCAGAAGAAGCGTCGCTGGTGAATGATGGCGTGGCGCACGACGGCCCCTACGCTTCGCGCCTTGGCCTGACCGGAATTCCAGTCGTCGCCGAAACCATCGCGATTGCGCAAATCACGCAGCTAATGCGCGCAACGGGTTGCAAAGTGCATCTGGCGCGCGTGTCGAGCGCGGCGGGTTTGGAGCTGATTCGCGCCGCGAAACGTGAAGGGCTGAAACTCACTTGTGATGTCAGCATTAATCATATTCATCTGGTTGATCTCGATATTGGTTTCTTTGACAGCCAATACCGCTTCGATCCGCCGCTGCGCTCAGTGGCCGATCGCGATGCGATTGTGGCGGCGCTAAATGATGGCACCATTGATATGATTTGCTCGGATCACGCGCCGGTGGATGACGATGGCAAATTGCTGCCGTTTGCGCAGGCCGAGCGCGGCGCAACGGGGTTGGAATTGCTGCTGCCATTGACCTTGGCTTGGGCGCGTTCCAACAAGATTAGTTTGCCGCAAGCCTTGGCCAAAATCAGCTCAACGCCCGCCAAAGCGCTGGGCTTTGATGCTGGTTTGGCGGTGGGTAACCGAGCTGATTTGCTGCTGTTTAACCCGCAAGCGAGCTGGTATGTGATTCCGGAGAAATTGAAATCGCAAGGCAAAAATACGCCATTTATTGGCCATGAAATGATTGGCAAAGTGGCGAAAACGATAGTCAAAGGCAAGGTTGTGTATTCGGCCTGA
- a CDS encoding cold shock and DUF1294 domain-containing protein encodes MKQGKLVQWNGAKGFGFIQSGTDERVFVHISTLKRAGYFRPKAGDVLWFEAGSDAKGRVQAVSIAPKKEGKPAVASGANKDLIDYLMYGLLPLFLLMVLSSPARWLLLAISAGCSVLVFAMYWLDKRQASQGGWRVPEANLHLVSLCGGWPGAWLAQQTLRHKTQKTTFRVGFLASALLCIVGVGYLLSQKNLLAGL; translated from the coding sequence ATGAAGCAGGGCAAGCTGGTGCAGTGGAATGGCGCAAAGGGATTTGGATTTATCCAGTCTGGCACGGATGAGCGGGTTTTTGTGCATATCAGCACGTTGAAACGCGCGGGCTATTTCCGCCCGAAGGCAGGCGATGTGCTGTGGTTTGAGGCGGGCAGCGATGCCAAGGGGCGCGTGCAGGCGGTGAGCATCGCGCCGAAAAAAGAGGGTAAGCCTGCCGTGGCGAGCGGCGCGAACAAAGATCTGATCGATTATTTGATGTACGGCTTGTTGCCGCTGTTTTTGCTGATGGTGCTCAGTTCACCGGCGCGCTGGCTATTGTTGGCGATAAGTGCAGGCTGCAGTGTATTGGTGTTTGCGATGTACTGGCTGGATAAACGTCAGGCCAGCCAAGGTGGCTGGCGCGTTCCTGAGGCCAATTTGCATCTGGTGAGCCTGTGCGGCGGCTGGCCGGGAGCCTGGCTGGCGCAGCAAACCTTGCGGCATAAAACCCAGAAAACCACTTTCCGCGTGGGCTTTCTGGCTAGCGCTTTGCTCTGCATTGTGGGCGTGGGCTATTTGCTGAGTCAGAAAAACCTATTGGCAGGTTTATGA
- a CDS encoding erythromycin esterase family protein: MRRYALGMILGLALAGCGEKTETAQTAGSTAASLQAALSAAQDWLKANAKPLAALDAGQATDRQDLAAFGEAIGDARVVVLNEDSYADANAFELMNRLVQYLHQDKGFDALLIESAMFDVEAMWRSAIEKDASLTDLAPGRVFYMYSQTDASRKVLQYVDSVRNTDNPLQLYGIDIPLAGTTSINELIPTLESYLQQRSSATLADAAWPGYVEVAKKAISLNSQGADLAQFNKISTQLESELCQEAASSNAMRDNAGWWCRQVRGIAANVIRQQHRDDKNYDYRDTAMADNVQWLLNQPLKDKKVIIWTNSSHGIPAVSGINPDTKQDIHTMGWHLQSQLGPQMYGVKLSPLGGQVSRYWDTGEQPVSIDANSPEGVLKAAGLKQGFINAPADAATLAHFAQLKKPYMFGKDINGVFFYEAAIAAKQGTHPILPLPN; encoded by the coding sequence ATGCGTCGATATGCCCTGGGAATGATCTTAGGCTTGGCCTTGGCAGGCTGTGGTGAGAAAACAGAAACGGCTCAAACCGCAGGCAGCACGGCGGCGTCTTTGCAGGCGGCCTTGAGCGCGGCGCAGGATTGGCTCAAGGCCAATGCCAAACCGCTGGCTGCGCTGGACGCCGGGCAAGCGACAGACCGGCAGGATCTGGCGGCATTTGGCGAGGCGATTGGCGACGCGCGCGTGGTGGTGCTCAATGAAGACAGCTACGCGGACGCCAATGCGTTTGAATTGATGAACCGGCTGGTGCAGTATCTGCATCAGGATAAGGGCTTTGACGCCTTGCTGATCGAAAGTGCGATGTTTGACGTCGAAGCCATGTGGCGCAGCGCGATTGAAAAAGACGCCAGCCTGACCGATCTGGCACCGGGTCGGGTGTTTTATATGTACTCGCAAACCGACGCCAGCCGCAAAGTGCTGCAGTATGTCGATAGTGTGCGAAATACTGATAATCCATTGCAGTTGTATGGCATTGATATTCCGCTGGCGGGCACCACGTCGATTAACGAGCTGATTCCCACACTGGAAAGCTATCTGCAGCAGCGCAGTTCGGCCACGCTGGCTGATGCGGCCTGGCCGGGCTATGTCGAAGTGGCGAAAAAAGCGATTTCGCTCAATAGCCAGGGCGCTGATTTGGCGCAGTTTAATAAAATCTCGACGCAGCTGGAAAGCGAGCTGTGTCAGGAGGCGGCCAGCAGCAACGCAATGCGCGACAATGCTGGCTGGTGGTGCCGCCAGGTACGCGGCATTGCCGCCAATGTGATCCGCCAACAGCACCGCGACGACAAAAACTACGATTACCGCGATACCGCGATGGCCGACAATGTGCAGTGGCTGCTCAATCAGCCGCTCAAAGATAAAAAAGTGATTATCTGGACCAATTCATCGCATGGCATCCCTGCCGTGTCGGGGATTAACCCGGACACCAAGCAAGACATTCACACCATGGGCTGGCATTTGCAATCGCAGCTAGGGCCACAAATGTACGGGGTGAAATTATCTCCGCTGGGCGGGCAGGTGAGCCGGTATTGGGATACGGGCGAGCAGCCAGTGAGCATCGACGCCAATTCGCCCGAAGGCGTGCTGAAAGCGGCCGGGCTTAAACAGGGCTTTATCAATGCCCCCGCTGACGCCGCCACGCTGGCCCACTTTGCCCAGCTGAAAAAACCGTATATGTTCGGCAAGGATATCAACGGCGTGTTTTTCTACGAAGCGGCGATTGCCGCCAAGCAGGGAACGCATCCTATCTTGCCTCTACCCAACTGA
- a CDS encoding aspartate carbamoyltransferase catalytic subunit, producing MYNPQLNAQGELIHLLTTEGLPRRVLHQILDKAAEFVSGGELVNQKFADLAGTSVFNLFFENSTRTRTTFEIAAKRLSADVSSLNIQASSTAKGETLLDTVHNLEAMGANLFVVRHSESGAAHLIAKHVKPGIAVVNAGDGRHAHPTQAMLDMFTIRHYKGDFTNLRIAIVGDVLHSRVARSQIHALSTLGCPDIRVIAPKTLLPTGVENLGVHVYHDMAEGLKDVDVVAMLRLQNERMAGAYLPSTQEFFKYYGLTPEKLALAKPDAIVMHPGPMNRGVEIDSAVADGDQAVILPQVTFGIAVRMAVLSIVTANQKGLL from the coding sequence ATGTATAACCCGCAGTTAAATGCCCAAGGTGAGCTGATTCACCTGTTGACGACCGAAGGTCTGCCGCGCCGCGTCTTGCACCAGATTCTGGATAAAGCCGCTGAGTTTGTTTCCGGCGGCGAATTAGTTAATCAAAAGTTCGCCGATCTGGCTGGAACTTCGGTGTTCAATCTGTTTTTTGAAAACTCGACGCGCACGCGCACGACGTTTGAAATCGCCGCCAAGCGTCTGTCGGCCGATGTATCAAGCCTGAATATTCAAGCATCGAGCACAGCCAAAGGCGAAACGCTGCTCGATACCGTCCACAATCTGGAAGCGATGGGCGCGAACCTGTTTGTCGTACGCCATTCGGAATCAGGCGCAGCGCATTTGATCGCCAAGCACGTGAAGCCGGGCATTGCGGTAGTAAACGCCGGTGACGGCCGTCACGCGCATCCGACGCAAGCGATGCTCGATATGTTTACGATCCGCCATTACAAAGGCGACTTCACTAATCTGCGCATCGCGATTGTTGGCGATGTGTTGCACAGCCGCGTGGCGCGCTCGCAAATCCATGCGCTCTCCACCTTGGGTTGCCCTGATATTCGCGTGATCGCACCGAAAACCTTGCTGCCAACCGGCGTCGAAAACCTCGGCGTGCACGTGTATCACGATATGGCTGAAGGGCTAAAAGACGTTGATGTCGTTGCGATGCTGCGCCTGCAAAATGAACGCATGGCTGGGGCTTACCTGCCAAGCACGCAGGAATTCTTCAAATATTACGGCCTGACGCCGGAGAAACTCGCGCTGGCCAAGCCCGATGCGATTGTGATGCACCCAGGCCCGATGAACCGTGGTGTTGAGATTGATTCGGCGGTGGCCGATGGCGATCAGGCGGTGATTTTGCCGCAGGTGACTTTTGGTATCGCTGTACGGATGGCGGTATTGAGCATCGTAACTGCGAATCAGAAAGGGCTACTGTGA
- a CDS encoding D-alanyl-D-alanine carboxypeptidase family protein: protein MPRLAITTSLIAAVFSSSILFSPAARAFVPPVPEIAAKSYYLYDKQSGQILASRDPDMRVEPASLTKLMTAYLTFKMVKEGKLKLEQTLLVSEKGWKTEGSRMYLDPKVPATVDDLIKGMIVQSGNDACVTLAEAIAGSEEVFAQMMNAEAKRLGLKGSNFTNSTGLPDPALHVTTSDLARLANAIINDFPEFYHIYSIKEFKYNNISQPNRNLLLYRDPFVDGMKTGHTNSAGYNLVASTKRDNRRLISVVVGTASPEVRAAESSKLLNWGTQFFETPKLYAAKQAVQQVPVWKGKESQIGVGFLNDQFITVPKGDAAKLKIDLTTQQPLIAPIKVGQQVGTLKITLDGKVLAERAVVAVAAVEEASIFGRAWDTIRLWWKGLFG from the coding sequence ATGCCTCGTTTAGCCATCACCACCAGCCTGATCGCTGCCGTTTTCAGCAGCTCGATTCTTTTCAGCCCAGCCGCCCGCGCCTTTGTGCCGCCCGTTCCCGAGATTGCAGCCAAATCCTATTACCTGTACGACAAGCAAAGCGGCCAGATTCTGGCCTCGCGTGATCCGGACATGCGCGTTGAGCCCGCATCGCTGACCAAGCTGATGACGGCCTATCTGACGTTCAAAATGGTCAAGGAAGGCAAGCTCAAACTGGAGCAGACTTTGCTGGTGTCGGAAAAAGGCTGGAAAACCGAAGGCTCGCGGATGTATCTGGATCCGAAAGTGCCTGCCACAGTGGATGATCTGATCAAGGGCATGATCGTGCAATCGGGCAACGACGCCTGCGTGACGCTGGCCGAAGCGATTGCTGGTAGCGAAGAAGTGTTTGCCCAGATGATGAATGCCGAAGCCAAACGACTGGGGCTGAAAGGCTCGAACTTTACCAATTCAACCGGCTTGCCCGATCCGGCCTTGCACGTCACCACCAGCGATCTGGCGCGTCTGGCCAATGCCATCATCAATGATTTTCCCGAGTTTTATCACATCTACTCGATCAAGGAATTCAAGTACAACAATATCAGCCAACCCAACCGCAACTTGCTGCTCTACCGCGACCCCTTCGTGGATGGCATGAAAACTGGCCACACCAATAGCGCTGGTTACAATCTGGTGGCATCGACCAAACGCGACAATCGTCGCCTGATTTCAGTGGTTGTGGGCACCGCCAGCCCGGAAGTGCGCGCAGCAGAATCGTCCAAGCTGCTCAACTGGGGCACGCAGTTTTTCGAAACGCCCAAACTCTACGCCGCCAAACAGGCCGTGCAGCAGGTGCCGGTCTGGAAAGGTAAGGAATCACAAATTGGCGTGGGCTTTTTGAATGACCAGTTTATTACGGTACCCAAAGGCGATGCAGCCAAGCTCAAAATCGACCTGACCACCCAGCAGCCTTTGATTGCCCCGATCAAGGTCGGCCAGCAAGTGGGCACTCTGAAAATCACACTCGATGGCAAAGTGCTCGCTGAGCGCGCCGTCGTTGCCGTTGCGGCAGTGGAAGAAGCCAGCATTTTTGGCCGTGCCTGGGATACGATCCGCCTGTGGTGGAAAGGCCTGTTCGGTTAA
- the ruvX gene encoding Holliday junction resolvase RuvX translates to MSTILGFDFGEVRIGVAMGSTELGIAHPLETIAFEENDKKFARIEALIKEWQPSSLVVGLPSYLDGAEHEMSRLARKFANRLTGRFSLPVHLVDERLSSAGATQALNEIGVRGRKQKPALDQVAAMQILQAYFDGSGIVNDVNE, encoded by the coding sequence GTGAGCACAATTCTCGGTTTTGATTTTGGTGAAGTGCGGATCGGTGTGGCGATGGGCTCGACTGAGTTAGGCATTGCGCATCCGCTGGAAACGATTGCTTTTGAAGAAAACGATAAAAAATTTGCCCGTATTGAAGCCTTGATCAAGGAATGGCAACCCTCAAGCTTGGTGGTTGGCCTGCCGTCGTATCTGGATGGTGCCGAGCATGAAATGAGCCGCCTGGCGCGCAAATTTGCCAACCGCCTGACAGGGCGGTTTAGTTTGCCCGTGCATCTGGTTGATGAGCGTTTGAGTAGTGCCGGTGCAACGCAAGCTTTGAATGAAATCGGCGTGCGCGGTCGCAAGCAGAAACCGGCGCTCGATCAGGTGGCGGCAATGCAGATCCTGCAAGCCTACTTCGATGGTAGTGGTATTGTTAATGATGTAAATGAATAA
- the putA gene encoding trifunctional transcriptional regulator/proline dehydrogenase/L-glutamate gamma-semialdehyde dehydrogenase, translating into MTQTSTHYESHFIQFADSIAQQSGLRAAITAAYRRKEADCIRDLLTSELQPDAAQAAQISALAQQLVTALRSKKSGGVEGLIQQFSLSSQEGVALMCLAEALLRIPDAATRDNLIRDKLSGGDWSNYLGQSESLFVNAVSWGLMLTGKLVSVHDEKSLGATLTRLVAQGGEPLIRKAMDMAMRMMGEQFVCGETIADALRHSRKFEPKGFRYSYDMLGEAAMTEDDAQRYYAAYEMAIHAIGKAANGRGIYEGPGISIKLSALHPRYSRAKQERVMRELLPRLLSLARLARDYDIGLNIDAEEADRLEISLDLLEAMCFDTELKGWNGIGFVVQAYQKRAPLVLDYLIDLARRSQHRLMIRLVKGAYWDSEIKRAQLDGLDDYPVYTRKIYTDVAYQVCAGKLLAAPVEIYPQFATHNAQTLASIYHMAGGEAAYYPGQYEFQCLHGMGEPLYEEAVSKLSRPCRIYAPVGSHKTLLAYLVRRLLENGANSSFVNRIADEQVPVAELSADPFTQARAIAPLYSPHAQIGLPGQLFGDERSNSRGLDLSNEQQLAKLASALQESAGTAWRSAAMLADRPIVDIDAVLAQAQQVLNPADHRDIVGYVLEASTDDVLQAYTHAAQSGWPSAAIAVRAACLNRAADLLEARMPVLLGLLVREAGKSLPNSIAEVREAVDFLRYYAAQIGKDFRVETHQGLGPVVCISPWNFPLAIFVGQLAAALAAGNPVLAKPAEQTPLIAAEAVRILHQAGIPADALQLLPGQGETVGAALIADSRCKGVMFTGSTEVARILAKVLAQRLDEEGRTIPLIAETGGQNCMIVDSSALAEQVVGDVIMSAFDSAGQRCSALRVLCLQSEIADHVLDMLKGAMLQLQIGNPAVLASDVGPVIDRDAQAQILQHIMQLNPAQTFSLPLPEACRNGTFVAPTLIEIGHLSELKREVFGPVLHVIRYQREQLDDMLAQIRATGYGLTFGLHSRIDETIAHVLGRVYVGNIYVNRNVIGAVVGVQPFGGEGLSGTGPKAGGPLYLQRLLTRRIEAPVLASANTLADLAAFREAILPVHGGAAQRCARYLGQLKQADYLDLPGPTGEQNRYFMLPRGVVLCLCESLTGALAQWTAVLASGNQAIFADVPAVRQLLELIPASLQSRIRVLDRQQAQERPFDAVLFEGDAAGLLALNQALASRDGAIIQAQGWSSQMLEQGRDYELSRLIAERSVSINTAAAGGNTTLMALG; encoded by the coding sequence ATGACCCAAACTTCAACGCATTACGAATCGCACTTTATCCAGTTTGCGGACTCCATCGCGCAGCAGTCCGGCTTGCGAGCGGCAATTACGGCGGCGTATCGCCGCAAGGAAGCCGATTGCATTCGTGATTTGCTGACCTCGGAGCTGCAACCGGATGCGGCTCAGGCTGCGCAAATCAGCGCGCTGGCGCAGCAATTGGTGACAGCCTTGCGCAGCAAAAAAAGTGGTGGCGTTGAAGGTCTGATCCAGCAGTTTTCATTATCAAGTCAGGAAGGCGTCGCGCTGATGTGTCTGGCCGAAGCGCTGCTGCGCATCCCGGACGCCGCAACGCGCGACAACCTGATCCGTGACAAGCTCAGCGGCGGCGACTGGTCTAACTATCTGGGGCAATCCGAGTCGCTGTTTGTCAATGCCGTAAGCTGGGGGCTGATGCTCACGGGCAAGCTGGTCAGCGTCCATGATGAGAAATCGCTGGGGGCCACCTTGACCCGTCTGGTCGCGCAAGGCGGCGAGCCCTTGATTCGCAAGGCCATGGATATGGCGATGCGCATGATGGGTGAGCAATTTGTCTGCGGTGAAACCATCGCCGATGCGCTCAGGCACAGCCGCAAATTTGAACCCAAAGGTTTTCGCTATTCCTACGATATGCTGGGCGAAGCGGCGATGACCGAAGACGATGCGCAGCGCTATTACGCCGCTTATGAGATGGCGATTCATGCCATTGGCAAGGCCGCCAATGGGCGCGGTATTTATGAAGGCCCGGGCATTTCCATCAAACTATCCGCCTTGCACCCGCGTTATTCGCGTGCCAAGCAAGAGCGAGTTATGCGCGAATTATTGCCACGGCTGCTCAGTCTGGCGCGTCTGGCGCGTGATTATGATATTGGTCTGAATATTGACGCTGAAGAAGCCGACCGGCTGGAGATCTCGCTCGATCTGCTGGAAGCGATGTGTTTTGACACCGAACTCAAAGGCTGGAACGGCATTGGCTTTGTCGTTCAGGCTTATCAGAAGCGCGCGCCGCTGGTGCTTGATTATCTGATTGATCTGGCTCGCCGCAGCCAGCACCGCTTGATGATCCGTCTGGTCAAAGGTGCTTATTGGGACAGCGAAATCAAGCGCGCCCAGCTTGATGGGCTGGATGACTATCCGGTGTACACGCGCAAAATCTACACCGATGTGGCTTATCAGGTGTGCGCGGGCAAATTGCTCGCCGCGCCGGTGGAGATTTACCCGCAATTTGCCACGCACAATGCCCAGACGCTGGCGAGTATCTACCATATGGCGGGCGGCGAGGCTGCGTATTACCCTGGCCAGTATGAGTTCCAGTGTTTGCACGGGATGGGTGAACCACTGTACGAGGAGGCGGTGAGCAAGCTCTCCCGCCCATGCCGGATCTATGCGCCGGTTGGCAGTCATAAAACCCTGCTCGCCTATCTGGTGCGGCGCTTGCTGGAAAACGGCGCTAATAGCTCGTTTGTGAACCGCATTGCCGACGAACAAGTACCCGTGGCGGAGCTGAGCGCTGATCCGTTTACGCAGGCGCGCGCGATTGCGCCGCTGTATTCGCCCCATGCGCAGATTGGCTTGCCCGGACAATTATTCGGCGACGAGCGCAGCAATTCGCGCGGGCTGGATTTATCCAATGAGCAGCAACTGGCCAAGCTGGCGAGCGCATTGCAGGAGAGCGCCGGGACGGCATGGCGCTCGGCCGCCATGCTGGCAGATCGTCCAATCGTCGATATTGATGCCGTGTTGGCTCAGGCGCAGCAGGTACTTAATCCTGCCGATCATCGCGATATAGTAGGGTATGTGCTTGAAGCCAGCACTGACGATGTTCTACAGGCCTATACCCACGCTGCGCAATCTGGCTGGCCTAGTGCTGCCATTGCCGTGCGCGCAGCCTGCCTGAATCGGGCTGCCGATTTGCTTGAAGCGCGGATGCCGGTGCTGCTGGGCTTGCTGGTGCGCGAGGCGGGCAAATCGCTGCCCAATTCGATTGCCGAAGTGCGCGAAGCCGTTGATTTTCTGCGCTATTACGCCGCGCAAATCGGCAAGGATTTTCGAGTCGAGACGCATCAAGGGCTAGGGCCTGTGGTCTGCATCAGCCCGTGGAATTTTCCGCTGGCAATTTTTGTCGGGCAACTGGCCGCCGCGCTGGCGGCAGGCAATCCGGTGCTCGCCAAACCCGCCGAGCAAACGCCGCTGATCGCCGCCGAAGCGGTGCGTATTTTGCATCAGGCCGGCATTCCTGCCGATGCCTTGCAATTGCTGCCAGGGCAGGGCGAGACCGTCGGTGCGGCGCTGATTGCCGACTCGCGTTGTAAAGGCGTGATGTTCACTGGCTCGACCGAAGTGGCGCGCATTCTGGCCAAAGTGCTGGCGCAAAGGCTGGACGAGGAAGGTCGCACCATTCCCCTGATCGCCGAAACTGGCGGGCAAAACTGCATGATTGTTGATTCGTCTGCGCTGGCCGAGCAGGTGGTTGGCGATGTGATTATGTCGGCCTTTGATTCGGCAGGGCAGCGCTGTTCGGCATTGCGTGTGCTGTGTTTGCAAAGCGAGATCGCCGATCATGTGCTGGACATGCTCAAAGGTGCCATGCTGCAATTGCAAATCGGCAACCCCGCTGTGTTGGCCAGCGATGTGGGGCCGGTGATTGATCGAGATGCGCAAGCGCAAATTCTGCAACATATTATGCAGCTCAACCCTGCGCAAACTTTTTCGCTGCCCTTGCCCGAAGCATGCCGCAACGGCACTTTTGTCGCCCCGACACTGATCGAAATCGGCCATTTATCCGAATTGAAACGCGAAGTATTCGGCCCGGTGCTGCATGTGATCCGGTATCAGCGCGAGCAGCTGGACGATATGCTCGCGCAGATCAGGGCAACGGGTTATGGCCTGACTTTTGGTCTGCATAGCCGGATCGACGAAACCATTGCGCATGTGCTGGGCCGTGTCTATGTTGGCAATATTTATGTAAACCGCAATGTGATCGGCGCCGTGGTCGGCGTACAGCCGTTTGGCGGCGAAGGGCTATCGGGCACAGGCCCCAAAGCGGGTGGCCCGCTGTATCTGCAGCGTTTACTTACACGGCGGATTGAAGCGCCAGTGTTGGCATCGGCCAATACGCTGGCCGATCTGGCAGCGTTTCGCGAGGCGATCTTGCCCGTGCACGGCGGCGCAGCACAACGCTGCGCACGCTATCTCGGCCAGCTGAAACAGGCCGATTATCTGGATTTACCTGGCCCGACGGGCGAGCAAAACCGGTATTTCATGCTGCCGCGCGGTGTGGTGCTGTGCTTGTGCGAGTCGCTGACGGGCGCATTGGCGCAATGGACTGCAGTGCTGGCCAGCGGTAATCAGGCGATTTTTGCCGATGTCCCCGCCGTGCGTCAGCTTCTTGAGCTGATACCTGCATCGCTGCAGTCCCGGATCCGGGTGCTTGATCGCCAGCAGGCTCAAGAGCGGCCATTCGACGCCGTGCTGTTTGAAGGAGACGCCGCTGGTTTGCTGGCCTTGAATCAAGCTCTGGCCAGCAGAGACGGCGCCATTATTCAGGCGCAGGGCTGGTCTAGCCAGATGCTGGAACAGGGCCGCGATTATGAGCTAAGCCGCCTGATTGCCGAGCGATCAGTCAGCATCAATACGGCTGCCGCAGGTGGTAATACCACCCTGATGGCGCTGGGGTAG